A window of Tautonia plasticadhaerens contains these coding sequences:
- the dpdE gene encoding protein DpdE codes for MSAQGLRVGAFVRVEGDLNRLGIGKIIASDREGVTVEYLHSLTRRTREVVPSTEVHRIEKVASQTRCYVPGPDDRWRMGRIGRKHRGEYEVFFPDRKACYLPEEQIYVRSLTPIDDPIETLICKGHETPYFHDPRFRFLRSLVRQHAACHGMTGLLSSKIELYPHQVEVARRVLQDPVQRYLLSDEVGLGKTIEAGIILRQFLLDDPAGRALVVVPPLLIDQWCDELEAKFQAARFGQERLAVIGTDELVEEYARHPWGLVIIDEAQHIAAGAFAEDQQERRRFALFEEFCRNAERVLLLSATPVLNNERDFLAMLHLLDPSVYRLADLDAFRERVRGRQETGHILLSLQEGKPRFLLESSLRRLRDEFPKDGTLFRLADALDSALAADPVDAAARDRAIRTIRVHISETYRLHRRMLRNRRASVDVPTLSGRTTGASGATPRILEHDLDERAPRVHELLEEWRVSATIALGRAEGELAKRGITEASLARVFQLLLQAAGTWFEFLAEVVIARLRGEASGSLSQDLTEDERRVLSGTPHFPGEREVLEGVLQVLSEPSEEGDRIRLLELALRNVRRAGGGGIVPKCVVFTSYGTACRAILSRLTARFGEVAVAGYHRGLPPEAVEQAVSRFRLHPACSVLVCDRAGEEGRNLQFAERVIHFDLPFSPNRMEQRIGRLDRIGRDRPVRSTIFIGPPCEASLFEAWYRVLDEGFRVFDSSIASLQFFVDERLPDLRLEAFRRGAEGLHGLIESIRRGIEQELERIREQDALDAIDALEQNAVAYFTSLRELEVSHAELEADLHAWVGDTLRFRRDPNFYRTERTILYAPERDRWGELGSLVPSDWLHARLLSHLDIPGTFDRAQAVRSPGTTLFRIGDGLVNAMESYLHWDDRGQAFALWRREPGWDRAEGAEWTGFRFNYHVSADLRAARSVLADCGLPAGAVRSLKRLADALFPPLIEVVYLDTDGEVVSDPELLEILGRPYTKRSEGGSDYNLGEERLPVLDELIEPSRWREVCERTRRRSEREVLDRGTPPLRDRCEEYARRAERELGARLAQLRTRIERERDEAASGSACDSRDLALEEALNEATISGIRTPTVRLDSVGFLVVSGREPTLGVSGEGLE; via the coding sequence TACCTGCCGGAAGAGCAGATCTACGTTCGCTCGCTCACGCCGATCGATGACCCGATTGAGACGCTCATCTGCAAGGGTCACGAGACCCCATATTTCCACGACCCGCGGTTCCGATTCCTCCGCTCGCTCGTCCGGCAGCACGCCGCCTGCCACGGGATGACCGGCCTCCTCTCGTCGAAGATCGAACTGTACCCACACCAGGTCGAGGTCGCGCGGCGGGTGCTCCAGGATCCCGTCCAACGCTACCTCCTCTCGGACGAGGTCGGTCTCGGCAAGACCATCGAGGCGGGCATCATCCTCAGGCAGTTTCTGCTCGACGATCCCGCCGGCCGTGCTCTGGTCGTGGTCCCTCCGCTCCTGATCGACCAGTGGTGCGACGAGTTAGAAGCGAAGTTCCAGGCGGCCCGGTTCGGTCAGGAGCGCCTCGCGGTCATCGGGACGGACGAACTGGTCGAGGAGTACGCGCGCCATCCCTGGGGCCTCGTCATCATCGACGAGGCTCAGCACATCGCTGCCGGTGCCTTCGCCGAGGACCAGCAGGAGAGGCGCCGCTTCGCGCTTTTCGAGGAGTTCTGCCGGAACGCCGAGCGGGTCCTCCTGCTCTCTGCCACCCCCGTGCTCAACAACGAGCGCGACTTCCTCGCCATGCTCCACCTCCTCGACCCGTCGGTCTATCGACTGGCGGATCTTGATGCGTTTCGAGAGCGGGTGCGGGGGCGTCAGGAGACCGGTCACATCCTGCTCTCGCTTCAGGAGGGCAAGCCACGTTTCCTCCTCGAGTCGAGCCTCCGACGTCTGCGAGATGAGTTCCCGAAGGACGGGACGCTCTTCCGACTCGCCGATGCCCTCGATTCGGCACTGGCGGCCGATCCGGTCGATGCTGCCGCCCGCGACCGAGCGATCCGCACGATCCGCGTGCACATCAGCGAGACCTATCGCCTCCACCGGCGGATGCTCCGGAACCGGCGCGCCTCCGTCGACGTGCCGACCCTCAGCGGCCGAACCACCGGGGCGAGCGGGGCAACGCCCCGGATCCTCGAGCACGACCTCGATGAGCGTGCGCCGAGGGTCCACGAACTGCTCGAGGAGTGGCGTGTCTCGGCGACGATCGCGCTCGGGCGCGCGGAGGGTGAACTCGCCAAGCGGGGAATCACAGAGGCGTCGCTCGCGCGGGTCTTTCAACTGCTCCTGCAAGCCGCTGGGACCTGGTTCGAGTTCCTCGCCGAGGTCGTGATCGCTCGTCTCCGGGGCGAGGCATCGGGGTCGCTCAGCCAGGATCTCACGGAAGACGAACGGCGAGTGCTCTCGGGGACTCCGCATTTTCCCGGCGAGCGAGAGGTGCTCGAAGGGGTCCTGCAGGTCCTCAGCGAGCCCTCCGAGGAAGGCGATCGGATCCGACTGCTCGAACTCGCACTCAGGAACGTCCGGCGGGCGGGCGGCGGTGGTATCGTGCCAAAGTGCGTCGTCTTCACCAGTTACGGCACGGCATGCCGCGCGATCCTCTCCCGGCTCACTGCTCGCTTCGGCGAGGTTGCGGTCGCCGGCTACCACCGGGGCCTCCCGCCGGAAGCCGTCGAGCAGGCCGTCTCCCGGTTCCGCCTCCACCCGGCGTGCTCCGTCCTCGTCTGCGACCGGGCCGGGGAGGAGGGACGGAACCTCCAGTTCGCCGAGCGGGTCATCCACTTCGATCTGCCGTTCTCCCCGAACCGCATGGAGCAGCGCATCGGGCGCCTCGATCGGATCGGCCGCGATCGGCCGGTCCGGTCGACGATCTTCATCGGGCCGCCGTGCGAGGCGTCGCTCTTCGAGGCCTGGTACCGGGTCCTGGATGAGGGGTTCCGCGTCTTCGACTCCTCGATCGCGAGCCTCCAGTTCTTCGTCGACGAACGCCTCCCCGACCTCCGACTGGAGGCGTTCCGCCGCGGGGCCGAGGGCTTGCACGGCCTCATCGAATCGATCCGACGGGGCATCGAACAGGAACTGGAGCGGATCCGCGAGCAGGATGCGCTCGATGCGATCGACGCGCTCGAGCAGAATGCCGTCGCCTATTTCACGTCCCTCCGAGAGCTTGAGGTGTCCCACGCCGAACTCGAGGCGGATCTTCACGCCTGGGTCGGCGACACGCTCCGTTTCCGGCGCGATCCCAATTTCTACCGGACCGAGCGGACGATCCTCTACGCGCCGGAACGCGACCGCTGGGGAGAACTCGGCTCGCTCGTCCCGAGCGATTGGCTCCACGCTCGACTCCTCAGCCATCTCGACATACCTGGTACGTTCGACCGCGCGCAGGCGGTGCGGAGCCCCGGGACGACGCTCTTCCGGATCGGAGACGGGTTGGTCAACGCCATGGAGAGCTATCTCCACTGGGACGACCGCGGCCAGGCGTTCGCCCTCTGGCGCCGCGAGCCGGGGTGGGACCGGGCCGAGGGCGCCGAGTGGACCGGGTTCCGCTTCAATTACCATGTGAGCGCAGACCTCCGGGCCGCGCGGTCGGTGCTCGCCGACTGTGGCCTGCCTGCCGGCGCTGTCAGGTCGCTCAAACGGCTCGCCGACGCGCTCTTCCCGCCGCTGATCGAGGTCGTCTACCTCGACACGGACGGCGAGGTGGTCTCCGACCCGGAGTTGCTCGAGATCCTCGGGCGGCCGTACACCAAGCGGTCTGAGGGCGGGAGCGACTACAACTTGGGCGAAGAGCGGCTCCCCGTCCTCGACGAGCTCATCGAACCGTCCCGCTGGCGGGAGGTCTGTGAGCGCACCCGGAGGCGCTCCGAACGAGAGGTGCTCGACCGCGGCACGCCTCCGCTCCGCGACCGGTGCGAGGAGTATGCGAGACGGGCCGAGCGTGAGCTCGGCGCGAGGCTCGCCCAGCTTCGGACGCGCATCGAACGCGAACGTGACGAAGCGGCGTCAGGATCCGCGTGCGATTCTCGCGACCTGGCGCTCGAGGAGGCGCTTAACGAAGCGACCATCAGCGGGATCCGCACACCGACGGTACGGCTCGATTCCGTGGGCTTCCTCGTCGTGTCGGGTCGTGAGCCTACGCTCGGTGTGTCGGGAGAGGGGCTCGAATGA